A window of Ranitomeya variabilis isolate aRanVar5 chromosome 2, aRanVar5.hap1, whole genome shotgun sequence contains these coding sequences:
- the NCCRP1 gene encoding F-box only protein 50 isoform X47, which yields MSDCSPREGQVGSRVDAKLAGKNPVKEATDNNSSGGKKGDENEKVETPTQKQQGDRDPPLAKETEKQEIPSKNETLGTNKETIQTDGKLEEHKRKDNDKANPGKHKEETSEKPGAAKRAQVDLKGAEKPDHDETAEQHKSKVTAQVKEERTLTAQEQEKAKVTDRVKEVEVEAKVKAYAQQKPKETANEYDKSKLTVQEEKSKETPQKQKIPAVTAQEQEKYPVTAQVQAESKLTVQVEKLIKTAQEHEKAKVTAQEQEKAKVTAQEQEKAKVTAQEQEKAKVTAQVKEEPKVTAQEQEKPTVTAQVKELKVTAQEPEKAKVTAQVKEVPKVTVLVKEEPKVTAQVKEEPKVTVQVKEEPKVTAQEPEKAKVAAQVKEVPKVTVQVKEEAKVTGKVKGVPKVTVQVKEEPKVTAQEPEKAKVTAQVKEVPKVTVQVKEEPKVTVQVKEEPKVTAQVKEEPKVTAQEPEKAKVTVQVKEVLKVTAQEPEKAKVTAQVKEVPKVTAQVKEEPKVTAQEPEKAKVTVQVKEVPNVTAQVKEESKVTVQVKEVPKVTAQVKEEPKVTAQVKEEPKVTAQVKEEPKVTAQEPEKAKVTAQVKEVPKVTAQEPEKAKVTAQVKEEPKVTALEPEKAKVTVQVKEVPKVTAQEPEKAKVTVQVKEVPNVTAQVKEESKVTVQVKEVPKVTAQVKEEPKVTAQVKEEPKVTAQVKEEPKVTAQEPEKAKVTAQVKEVPKVTAQEPEKAKVTAQVKEEPKVTALEPEKAKVTVQVKEVPKVTAQEPEKAKVTVQVKEVPNVTAQVKEESKVTVQVKEVPKVTAQVKEEPKVTAQVKEEPKVTAQVKEEPKVTAQEPEKAKVTAQVKEVPKVTAQVKAEPKVTAQVKEEPKVTSQEQENTKETAHERPKETSHDQEESKMPSQYKSKVTTQVEEKFNVSVPELEKSKSVSQEQEKSIGTTQVQEKPKSTSPELEKSNVVSQDQEITKQPTLEVEKSITSVQEQEKSHVSSAVEEATLGIKPPKWKPTKKEPQINLVPNLANLIPPVQKEPETSQGWLELCEKEWGLQRKAIALPDHANWKDIYKKKPFGRNFLKCPNPEGLSTTQPPPQEVFDPPPEKKPLETLGNFSGWQISSEEIPVDRSNIPPGVVVCYLPVYSWCVKEQLLDLCSEGLWPELLDSYQPDIYVLDWYEDSKLHKQVYELHVKLLAEDKKTILALLDLTPENDMSGEPKGWNTVSHIFKSYGPGLRYVHFLHKSKDLSVLGFHRTRVADSTVFAQLRD from the exons ATGAGTGACTGCTCACCACGAGAGGGGCAAGTTGGCTCAAGGGTGGATGCCAAGCTGGCTGGGAAGAATCCTGTAAAAGAAGCCACCGACAATAATTCGAGTGGCGGCAAAAAGGGAGACGAAAATGAAAAGGTGGAGACTCCAACGCAGAAACAGCAGGGAGACCGTGACCCTCCCCTGGCAAAAGAGACAGAGAAGCAAGAAATACCATCTAAAAATGAGACCCTGGGAACAAACAAAGAGACAATCCAGACAGATGGAAAACTAGAAGAACACAAAAGGAAAGATAATGACAAAGCGAACCCTGGCAAACATAAAGAAGAGACATCCGAGAAGCCAGGAGCAGCTAAACGAGCGCAAGTAGATCTGAAAGGAGCTGAGAAACCAGATCATGATGAGACTGCTGAACAACACAAGTCTAAAGTGACAGCTCAGGTAAAAGAGGAGCGGACATTGACTGCTCAAGAACAGGAGAAGGCTAAAGTGACTGATCGGGTAAAAGAGGTAGAAGTGGAGGCTAAAGTCAAAGCTTATGCACAGCAGAAGCCTAAAGAGACAGCTAACGAATATGACAAGTCTAAACTGACAGTTCAGGAAGAGAAGTCCAAAGAGACTCCTCAGAAACAAAAGATACCTGCAGTGACAGCTCAGGAGCAGGAGAAATATCCAGTGACTGCCCAGGTGCAAGCGGAATCTAAACTGACAGTTCAGGTAGAGAAGCTCATAAAGACTGCTCAGGAGCATGAGAAGGCTAAAGTGACTGCTCAGGAACAGGAGAAGGCTAAAGTGACTGCTCAGGAACAGGAGAAGGCTAAAGTGACTGCTCAGGAACAGGAGAAGGCTAAAGTGACTGCTCAGGTAAAAGAGGAGCCGAAAGTGACTGCTCAGGAACAGGAGAAGCCCACAGTGACTGCTCAGGTCAAAGAGCTGAAagtgactgctcaggaaccagAGAAGGCTAAAGTGACTGCTCAGGTAAAAGAGGTGCCAAAAGTGACTGTTCTGGTGAAAGAGGAACCAAAAGTGACTGCTCAGGTAAAAGAGGAGCCAAAAGTGACTGTTCAGGTAAAAGAGGAGCCAAAagtgactgctcaggaaccagAGAAGGCTAAAGTGGCAGCTCAGGTAAAAGAGGTGCCGAAAGTGACTGTTCAGGTAAAAGAGGAGGCAAAAGTGACTGGTAAGGTAAAAGGGGTGCCGAAAGTGACTGTTCAGGTAAAAGAGGAGCCAAAagtgactgctcaggaaccagAGAAGGCTAAAGTGACAGCTCAGGTAAAAGAGGTGCCGAAAGTGACTGTTCAGGTAAAAGAGGAGCCAAAAGTGACTGTTCAGGTAAAAGAAGAGCCAAAAGTGACTGCTCAGGTAAAAGAGGAGCCAAAagtgactgctcaggaaccagAGAAGGCTAAAGTGACTGTGCAGGTAAAAGAGGTGCTGAAagtgactgctcaggaaccagAGAAGGCTAAAGTGACTGCTCAG GTAAAAGAGGTGCCGAAAGTGACTGCTCAGGTAAAAGAGGAGCCAAAAGTGACTGCTCAG gaaccagAGAAGGCTAAAGTGACTGTGCAGGTAAAAGAGGTGCCGAACGTGACTGCTCAGGTAAAAGAGGAGTCAAAAGTGACTGTGCAGGTAAAAGAGGTGCCGAAAGTGACTGCTCAGGTAAAAGAGGAGCCAAAAGTGACTGCTCAGGTAAAAGAGGAACCAAAAGTGACTGCTCAGGTAAAAGAGGAGCCAAAAGTTACTGCTCAGGAACCAGAGAAGGCTAAAGTGACTGCTCAGGTAAAAGAGGTGCCGAAagtgactgctcaggaaccagAGAAGGCTAAAGTGACTGCTCAGGTAAAAGAGGAGCCAAAAGTGACTGCTCTGGAGCCAGAGAAGGCTAAAGTGACTGTGCAGGTAAAAGAGGTGCCGAAagtgactgctcaggaaccagAGAAGGCTAAAGTGACTGTGCAGGTAAAAGAGGTGCCGAACGTGACTGCTCAGGTAAAAGAGGAGTCAAAAGTGACTGTGCAGGTAAAAGAAGTGCCGAAAGTGACTGCTCAGGTAAAAGAGGAGCCAAAAGTGACTGCTCAGGTAAAAGAGGAACCAAAAGTGACTGCTCAGGTAAAAGAGGAGCCAAAagtgactgctcaggaaccagAGAAGGCTAAAGTGACTGCTCAGGTAAAAGAGGTGCCGAAagtgactgctcaggaaccagAGAAGGCTAAAGTGACTGCTCAGGTAAAAGAGGAGCCAAAAGTGACTGCTCTGGAACCAGAGAAGGCTAAAGTGACTGTGCAGGTAAAAGAGGTGCCGAAagtgactgctcaggaaccagAGAAGGCTAAAGTGACTGTGCAGGTAAAAGAGGTGCCGAACGTGACTGCTCAGGTAAAAGAGGAGTCAAAAGTGACTGTGCAGGTAAAAGAGGTGCCGAAAGTGACTGCTCAGGTAAAAGAGGAGCCAAAAGTGACTGCTCAGGTAAAAGAGGAACCAAAAGTGACTGCTCAGGTAAAAGAGGAGCCAAAagtgactgctcaggaaccagAGAAGGCTAAAGTGACTGCTCAGGTAAAAGAGGTGCCGAAAGTGACTGCTCAGGTAAAAGCGGAGCCAAAAGTGACTGCTCAGGTAAAAGAGGAGCCAAAAGTGACTTCTCAGGAACAGGAAAATACTAAAGAGACTGCACATGAGAGGCCTAAAGAGACTAGTCATGATCAGGAGGAGTCCAAAATGCCATCTCAGTACAAGTCTAAAGTGACCACTCAGGTAGAAGAGAAGTTTAATGTAAGTGTACCGGAATTGGAGAAGTCCAAATCAGTATCTCAGGAACAGGAAAAGTCTATAGGGACAACTCAGGTACAAGAGAAACCTAAAAGCACATCTCCTGAACTGGAGAAGTCCAATGTGGTATCTCAGGACCAAGAGATCACCAAGCAACCAACTCTAGAAGTGGAAAAGTCCATAACATCAGTCCAGGAACAGGAAAAGTCCCACGTGTCATCAGCTGTAGAGGAAGCAACTTTGGGAATAAAGCCACCCAAATGGAAACCTACAAAAAAAGAGCCGCAGATAAATCTAGTTCCAAACTTGGCAAATCTTATACCACCGGTGCAGAAGGAACCCGAGACGTCTCAGGGCTGGTTAGAATTGTGTGAAAAGGAGTGGGGTCTACAGAGGAAGGCAATAGCCCTGCCAGACCATGCCAACTGGAAAGACATCTATAAGAAAAAACCCTTCGGAAGGAACTTCCTTAAATGCCCAAATCCAGAAG GTTTATCCACCACACAGCCTCCTCCACAAGAAGTATTCGACCCACCCCCAGAGAAGAAGCCCCTGGAGACATTAG GTAATTTCAGTGGATGGCAAATAAGTAGTGAAGAAATCCCTGTGGACAGAAGTAATATTCCTCCAGGTGTGGTGGTCTGTTATCTGCCCGTGTACAG TTGGTGTGTGAAGGAGCAGCTGTTGGATCTATGCTCTGAAGGTCTTTGGCCCGAGTTGCTGGACTCCTATCAGCCGGATATCTATGTTCTGGACTG GTATGAAGACAGCAAACTCCACAAACAAGTGTATGAGCTCCATGTCAAGCTGCTGGCAGAGGACAAGAAAACTATTTTAGCTCTGTTGGACCTGACCCCAGAAAATGACATGAGCGGAGAACCAAAAGGATGGAACACG GTTTCCCATATCTTCAAGTCTTATGGACCAGGTCTGCGGTATGTTCACTTTTTGCACAAGAGTAAAGACCTGTCAGTCCTGGGATTCCACCGAACGCGAGTGGCAGACAGCACAGTATTTGCTCAGTTACGAGACTAA
- the NCCRP1 gene encoding F-box only protein 50 isoform X44 produces MSDCSPREGQVGSRVDAKLAGKNPVKEATDNNSSGGKKGDENEKVETPTQKQQGDRDPPLAKETEKQEIPSKNETLGTNKETIQTDGKLEEHKRKDNDKANPGKHKEETSEKPGAAKRAQVDLKGAEKPDHDETAEQHKSKVTAQVKEERTLTAQEQEKAKVTDRVKEVEVEAKVKAYAQQKPKETANEYDKSKLTVQEEKSKETPQKQKIPAVTAQEQEKYPVTAQVQAESKLTVQVEKLIKTAQEHEKAKVTAQEQEKAKVTAQEQEKAKVTAQEQEKAKVTAQVKEEPKVTAQEQEKPTVTAQVKELKVTAQEPEKAKVTAQVKEVPKVTVLVKEEPKVTAQVKEEPKVTVQVKEEPKVTAQEPEKAKVAAQVKEVPKVTVQVKEEAKVTGKVKGVPKVTVQVKEEPKVTAQEPEKAKVTAQVKEVPKVTVQVKEEPKVTVQVKEEPKVTAQVKEEPKVTAQEPEKAKVTVQVKEVLKVTAQEPEKAKVTAQVKEVPKVTAQVKEEPKVTALEPEKAKVTVQVKEVPKVTAQEPEKAKVTVQVKEVPNVTAQVKEESKVTVQVKEVPKVTAQVKEEPKVTAQVKEEPKVTAQVKEEPKVTAQEPEKAKVTAQVKEVPKVTAQEPEKAKVTAQVKEEPKVTALEPEKAKVTVQVKEVPKVTAQEPEKAKVTVQVKEVPNVTAQVKEESKVTVQVKEVPKVTAQVKEEPKVTAQVKEEPKVTAQVKEEPKVTAQEPEKAKVTAQVKEVPKVTAQEPEKAKVTAQVKEEPKVTALEPEKAKVTVQVKEVPKVTAQEPEKAKVTVQVKEVPNVTAQVKEESKVTVQVKEVPKVTAQVKEEPKVTAQVKEEPKVTAQVKEEPKVTAQEPEKAKVTAQVKEVPKVTAQVKAEPKVTAQVKEEPKVTSQEQENTKETAHERPKETSHDQEESKMPSQYKSKVTTQVEEKFNVSVPELEKSKSVSQEQEKSIGTTQVQEKPKSTSPELEKSNVVSQDQEITKQPTLEVEKSITSVQEQEKSHVSSAVEEATLGIKPPKWKPTKKEPQINLVPNLANLIPPVQKEPETSQGWLELCEKEWGLQRKAIALPDHANWKDIYKKKPFGRNFLKCPNPEGLSTTQPPPQEVFDPPPEKKPLETLGNFSGWQISSEEIPVDRSNIPPGVVVCYLPVYSWCVKEQLLDLCSEGLWPELLDSYQPDIYVLDWYEDSKLHKQVYELHVKLLAEDKKTILALLDLTPENDMSGEPKGWNTVSHIFKSYGPGLRYVHFLHKSKDLSVLGFHRTRVADSTVFAQLRD; encoded by the exons ATGAGTGACTGCTCACCACGAGAGGGGCAAGTTGGCTCAAGGGTGGATGCCAAGCTGGCTGGGAAGAATCCTGTAAAAGAAGCCACCGACAATAATTCGAGTGGCGGCAAAAAGGGAGACGAAAATGAAAAGGTGGAGACTCCAACGCAGAAACAGCAGGGAGACCGTGACCCTCCCCTGGCAAAAGAGACAGAGAAGCAAGAAATACCATCTAAAAATGAGACCCTGGGAACAAACAAAGAGACAATCCAGACAGATGGAAAACTAGAAGAACACAAAAGGAAAGATAATGACAAAGCGAACCCTGGCAAACATAAAGAAGAGACATCCGAGAAGCCAGGAGCAGCTAAACGAGCGCAAGTAGATCTGAAAGGAGCTGAGAAACCAGATCATGATGAGACTGCTGAACAACACAAGTCTAAAGTGACAGCTCAGGTAAAAGAGGAGCGGACATTGACTGCTCAAGAACAGGAGAAGGCTAAAGTGACTGATCGGGTAAAAGAGGTAGAAGTGGAGGCTAAAGTCAAAGCTTATGCACAGCAGAAGCCTAAAGAGACAGCTAACGAATATGACAAGTCTAAACTGACAGTTCAGGAAGAGAAGTCCAAAGAGACTCCTCAGAAACAAAAGATACCTGCAGTGACAGCTCAGGAGCAGGAGAAATATCCAGTGACTGCCCAGGTGCAAGCGGAATCTAAACTGACAGTTCAGGTAGAGAAGCTCATAAAGACTGCTCAGGAGCATGAGAAGGCTAAAGTGACTGCTCAGGAACAGGAGAAGGCTAAAGTGACTGCTCAGGAACAGGAGAAGGCTAAAGTGACTGCTCAGGAACAGGAGAAGGCTAAAGTGACTGCTCAGGTAAAAGAGGAGCCGAAAGTGACTGCTCAGGAACAGGAGAAGCCCACAGTGACTGCTCAGGTCAAAGAGCTGAAagtgactgctcaggaaccagAGAAGGCTAAAGTGACTGCTCAGGTAAAAGAGGTGCCAAAAGTGACTGTTCTGGTGAAAGAGGAACCAAAAGTGACTGCTCAGGTAAAAGAGGAGCCAAAAGTGACTGTTCAGGTAAAAGAGGAGCCAAAagtgactgctcaggaaccagAGAAGGCTAAAGTGGCAGCTCAGGTAAAAGAGGTGCCGAAAGTGACTGTTCAGGTAAAAGAGGAGGCAAAAGTGACTGGTAAGGTAAAAGGGGTGCCGAAAGTGACTGTTCAGGTAAAAGAGGAGCCAAAagtgactgctcaggaaccagAGAAGGCTAAAGTGACAGCTCAGGTAAAAGAGGTGCCGAAAGTGACTGTTCAGGTAAAAGAGGAGCCAAAAGTGACTGTTCAGGTAAAAGAAGAGCCAAAAGTGACTGCTCAGGTAAAAGAGGAGCCAAAagtgactgctcaggaaccagAGAAGGCTAAAGTGACTGTGCAGGTAAAAGAGGTGCTGAAagtgactgctcaggaaccagAGAAGGCTAAAGTGACTGCTCAG GTAAAAGAGGTGCCGAAAGTGACTGCTCAG GTAAAAGAGGAGCCAAAAGTGACTGCTCTGGAGCCAGAGAAGGCTAAAGTGACTGTGCAGGTAAAAGAGGTGCCGAAagtgactgctcaggaaccagAGAAGGCTAAAGTGACTGTGCAGGTAAAAGAGGTGCCGAACGTGACTGCTCAGGTAAAAGAGGAGTCAAAAGTGACTGTGCAGGTAAAAGAGGTGCCGAAAGTGACTGCTCAGGTAAAAGAGGAGCCAAAAGTGACTGCTCAGGTAAAAGAGGAACCAAAAGTGACTGCTCAGGTAAAAGAGGAGCCAAAAGTTACTGCTCAGGAACCAGAGAAGGCTAAAGTGACTGCTCAGGTAAAAGAGGTGCCGAAagtgactgctcaggaaccagAGAAGGCTAAAGTGACTGCTCAGGTAAAAGAGGAGCCAAAAGTGACTGCTCTGGAGCCAGAGAAGGCTAAAGTGACTGTGCAGGTAAAAGAGGTGCCGAAagtgactgctcaggaaccagAGAAGGCTAAAGTGACTGTGCAGGTAAAAGAGGTGCCGAACGTGACTGCTCAGGTAAAAGAGGAGTCAAAAGTGACTGTGCAGGTAAAAGAAGTGCCGAAAGTGACTGCTCAGGTAAAAGAGGAGCCAAAAGTGACTGCTCAGGTAAAAGAGGAACCAAAAGTGACTGCTCAGGTAAAAGAGGAGCCAAAagtgactgctcaggaaccagAGAAGGCTAAAGTGACTGCTCAGGTAAAAGAGGTGCCGAAagtgactgctcaggaaccagAGAAGGCTAAAGTGACTGCTCAGGTAAAAGAGGAGCCAAAAGTGACTGCTCTGGAACCAGAGAAGGCTAAAGTGACTGTGCAGGTAAAAGAGGTGCCGAAagtgactgctcaggaaccagAGAAGGCTAAAGTGACTGTGCAGGTAAAAGAGGTGCCGAACGTGACTGCTCAGGTAAAAGAGGAGTCAAAAGTGACTGTGCAGGTAAAAGAGGTGCCGAAAGTGACTGCTCAGGTAAAAGAGGAGCCAAAAGTGACTGCTCAGGTAAAAGAGGAACCAAAAGTGACTGCTCAGGTAAAAGAGGAGCCAAAagtgactgctcaggaaccagAGAAGGCTAAAGTGACTGCTCAGGTAAAAGAGGTGCCGAAAGTGACTGCTCAGGTAAAAGCGGAGCCAAAAGTGACTGCTCAGGTAAAAGAGGAGCCAAAAGTGACTTCTCAGGAACAGGAAAATACTAAAGAGACTGCACATGAGAGGCCTAAAGAGACTAGTCATGATCAGGAGGAGTCCAAAATGCCATCTCAGTACAAGTCTAAAGTGACCACTCAGGTAGAAGAGAAGTTTAATGTAAGTGTACCGGAATTGGAGAAGTCCAAATCAGTATCTCAGGAACAGGAAAAGTCTATAGGGACAACTCAGGTACAAGAGAAACCTAAAAGCACATCTCCTGAACTGGAGAAGTCCAATGTGGTATCTCAGGACCAAGAGATCACCAAGCAACCAACTCTAGAAGTGGAAAAGTCCATAACATCAGTCCAGGAACAGGAAAAGTCCCACGTGTCATCAGCTGTAGAGGAAGCAACTTTGGGAATAAAGCCACCCAAATGGAAACCTACAAAAAAAGAGCCGCAGATAAATCTAGTTCCAAACTTGGCAAATCTTATACCACCGGTGCAGAAGGAACCCGAGACGTCTCAGGGCTGGTTAGAATTGTGTGAAAAGGAGTGGGGTCTACAGAGGAAGGCAATAGCCCTGCCAGACCATGCCAACTGGAAAGACATCTATAAGAAAAAACCCTTCGGAAGGAACTTCCTTAAATGCCCAAATCCAGAAG GTTTATCCACCACACAGCCTCCTCCACAAGAAGTATTCGACCCACCCCCAGAGAAGAAGCCCCTGGAGACATTAG GTAATTTCAGTGGATGGCAAATAAGTAGTGAAGAAATCCCTGTGGACAGAAGTAATATTCCTCCAGGTGTGGTGGTCTGTTATCTGCCCGTGTACAG TTGGTGTGTGAAGGAGCAGCTGTTGGATCTATGCTCTGAAGGTCTTTGGCCCGAGTTGCTGGACTCCTATCAGCCGGATATCTATGTTCTGGACTG GTATGAAGACAGCAAACTCCACAAACAAGTGTATGAGCTCCATGTCAAGCTGCTGGCAGAGGACAAGAAAACTATTTTAGCTCTGTTGGACCTGACCCCAGAAAATGACATGAGCGGAGAACCAAAAGGATGGAACACG GTTTCCCATATCTTCAAGTCTTATGGACCAGGTCTGCGGTATGTTCACTTTTTGCACAAGAGTAAAGACCTGTCAGTCCTGGGATTCCACCGAACGCGAGTGGCAGACAGCACAGTATTTGCTCAGTTACGAGACTAA